In Deltaproteobacteria bacterium, the genomic window ATCTCGCCGCGCCGGCCCCGGCCACCGGCGTCCCCCTGGTCAGCTTCGGCTTGGCCTTGTCGCCGATTCTGTTTTCGTACCTGGGTTGGAATGCCTCGGTGTACGTGGCCAGCGAGATTCGCGAGCCGGGCCGCAACGTCCCGCGCTCGCTGTTCATCGGTCTGGCACTGTGCACGGCAATCTACTTGCTGATCAATGGCGTGTACCTCTACGCCTTACCGGTGGAGCAGCTGCGCGGCGAAGTGCGGGTCGGTGAGGCGGCCGCACGCGTGCTGTTCGGCGAAGCGGGAGGCACGATCATGGCCGCGCTGGTGTTGGCCTCGGTGGTGGGCTGCCTCAACGCCACCATTCTGGTCGGCCCGCGCATCGCTTATGCCATGGCGCTCGACGGCCGCTTCTTCGCCGGCGTGCATCGGGTGCACGCCACCAACCGCACCCCACACGTGGCTATCGCCGCACAGGCCGTGACGGCGATCGCTCTGATCGTCATGCTGCAGCGCTTCCCCAGCGTGCTCGACTACACCACCTTCGCCATCGTGCTGGCGACCATGGCCGACACCGCGGCGCTATACACCCTGCGGCAGCGCCGGCCGCTGCGCCGGCGCCCGTACCGTGCCTGGGGTTATCCGTTCGTCCCCGCTCTCTACCTGATCGCCAACGCCGCCATCGCCGTATCAATGCTGCACGGCCGTCCCAAGGAATGTGCGATCGCGCTGGCGGTGGCAGCAACTGGCTTACCGTTCTACGCCTGGTTCACCCGCCGCCCGCCTGCCCGGTAGAACCAGCTGCCGCGCGCGGCTGGCCGCCCGCAGGTCTACTCCCGGGCGACGC contains:
- a CDS encoding APC family permease, producing MENPQGADLDRHPLDRLVRQLSLTDATMLVVSSVIGVGIFLTPGTVAEALPHPGLCMAAWLVGGLLSLAGALANAELGAMYPHAGGDYVYLREAYHPAAGFLVGWLSFFVIYAGTVATLAAGFAEGLERFVVLGPGGKMSAAIAITAVTSWVNYAGVRAGARFNNVTGYVKIAALVGLALLGPLLGHGSLGHLAAPAPATGVPLVSFGLALSPILFSYLGWNASVYVASEIREPGRNVPRSLFIGLALCTAIYLLINGVYLYALPVEQLRGEVRVGEAAARVLFGEAGGTIMAALVLASVVGCLNATILVGPRIAYAMALDGRFFAGVHRVHATNRTPHVAIAAQAVTAIALIVMLQRFPSVLDYTTFAIVLATMADTAALYTLRQRRPLRRRPYRAWGYPFVPALYLIANAAIAVSMLHGRPKECAIALAVAATGLPFYAWFTRRPPAR